The following coding sequences are from one Leptospira mayottensis 200901116 window:
- a CDS encoding lipoate--protein ligase family protein, which translates to MRTFAFLQDSKRSAAYNLAIEEAIGLHFVSSGYGAGLRIWRNSFSIVLGLSERAEDTVLPEVLRNFMESGEKEKSAVLPEILNLVLESEKNRTNLTASGSQNLISKSPKEISGINGSDSIRGFKYRKRFDKEFPTIVRRVSGGGTVVHHPEENLNFTFFVSLDVKPELYKVKESYGYFLNLVISALKRQTLSASCRGKSDLAILEQGLEKKISGNAQFRKRNAVIHHGTLILKPSLIERVSGLLKHPPEEPEYRKNRKHSDFVTSLPSDFSSLKFGQDLSHVFAESLGLFRMGSEKDLRFTKAVFGEAKRLLENKYSRMDFILRN; encoded by the coding sequence ATGCGTACATTTGCATTCCTACAAGACTCAAAGAGATCCGCCGCTTACAATCTTGCCATTGAAGAAGCGATCGGACTCCATTTCGTATCGTCCGGTTACGGAGCGGGACTTAGAATTTGGAGAAATTCGTTTTCCATCGTGCTTGGGCTTTCGGAACGGGCGGAAGATACGGTTTTACCGGAAGTATTGCGGAATTTTATGGAATCGGGCGAAAAAGAGAAAAGTGCGGTTTTGCCGGAAATTTTGAACTTAGTTTTGGAATCCGAAAAGAACCGAACAAATTTAACCGCGTCAGGGAGTCAAAATTTGATTTCGAAAAGCCCGAAAGAAATTTCCGGAATAAACGGTTCGGATTCTATTCGGGGTTTCAAATATAGGAAACGTTTCGACAAGGAGTTTCCCACAATCGTTCGAAGAGTGAGCGGAGGAGGGACGGTCGTTCATCATCCCGAGGAGAATCTGAATTTTACTTTTTTTGTTTCCTTGGATGTAAAACCTGAGCTCTACAAAGTAAAGGAATCCTACGGCTATTTTTTAAATTTGGTGATAAGCGCGTTAAAGCGACAAACGTTAAGCGCTTCTTGTCGTGGAAAATCGGATCTTGCTATTTTGGAACAAGGTCTGGAAAAAAAAATTTCCGGAAACGCTCAGTTTCGAAAAAGAAATGCGGTTATACACCACGGTACCTTGATCTTAAAACCTTCTCTTATCGAAAGGGTTTCCGGGCTGCTCAAACATCCTCCCGAGGAACCCGAATACAGAAAGAATCGAAAACATTCCGATTTTGTGACATCTCTTCCGAGCGATTTTTCTTCCCTAAAATTTGGTCAGGATCTTTCTCATGTATTTGCCGAATCTTTGGGTCTTTTCAGAATGGGCTCAGAGAAGGATCTCCGATTTACAAAAGCGGTCTTTGGAGAGGCGAAACGGCTTTTGGAAAATAAATATTCTAGGATGGATTTCATCCTAAGAAACTAA
- a CDS encoding sterol desaturase family protein, giving the protein MEINLVTIAIPFFFLLIFLEIGFSAYHKRKLYRLNDSINDLSTGTASQVVGVFSKTITLAAYIYIYQNFRIFNLPSWPSEALSIVPASMLGLSSPTWAWIVVVTVWILCFIGYDLAYYWAHRLSHEVNFLWAGHVVHHQSEEYNLTVALRQASLHGLFTWVFYLPLALIGFSPIVTILNGQLNLIYQFWIHTKAIDKLPRWFEAIFNTPSHHRVHHGINPKYIDKNHGGTLIVFDKWFGTFEPESEEPVYGTVKPLRSFNPIWANLHYWWEMFELAWSCTRWSDKIKVFFALPGWRPEEFGGQYPIPEVYSNSFHKYDIDLPKGLSLYSLVWFIISVALAFGMLVKIGSLSWFNIGVISLITLVSLLAIGGILERKRWALFTEPIRMAILVAGAYALSEEMNITLGTLVLGVISTMWFLNYRNFFASIQEINPVQEILRRTA; this is encoded by the coding sequence ATGGAAATCAATCTTGTCACGATCGCAATTCCATTTTTCTTTTTATTGATCTTTCTGGAAATTGGATTTTCCGCGTATCACAAGCGAAAACTCTATCGACTGAACGATTCGATCAACGATCTCTCAACTGGAACCGCGAGCCAGGTTGTGGGAGTTTTTTCGAAAACAATTACTTTAGCCGCTTATATTTATATTTATCAAAATTTTAGAATCTTCAACCTTCCTTCTTGGCCAAGTGAAGCTCTTTCCATCGTTCCCGCAAGTATGTTAGGGCTTAGTTCTCCGACTTGGGCTTGGATCGTTGTCGTAACAGTTTGGATCCTTTGTTTTATCGGTTACGACTTAGCCTATTATTGGGCTCACCGTCTGAGTCACGAAGTTAATTTTCTTTGGGCGGGACACGTTGTGCACCATCAAAGTGAAGAATATAATCTTACAGTCGCTTTAAGACAGGCCAGCCTTCACGGACTTTTTACCTGGGTGTTTTATCTTCCTTTAGCACTCATCGGTTTTTCTCCTATCGTGACAATTCTAAACGGACAACTCAATTTGATCTATCAATTCTGGATTCACACAAAAGCGATCGATAAACTTCCTCGTTGGTTCGAGGCGATTTTCAACACTCCTTCTCATCATAGAGTTCACCACGGAATCAATCCGAAATATATCGATAAAAATCACGGGGGTACTCTGATCGTTTTCGACAAATGGTTTGGAACCTTTGAACCAGAATCGGAAGAACCGGTTTACGGAACCGTTAAACCTCTTCGTAGTTTCAACCCAATTTGGGCGAATCTTCACTACTGGTGGGAAATGTTCGAGCTGGCTTGGAGTTGCACTCGTTGGTCGGATAAGATTAAGGTTTTTTTCGCCCTTCCCGGCTGGAGACCGGAGGAGTTCGGTGGTCAGTACCCGATTCCCGAAGTCTACTCAAATTCATTCCATAAATATGATATTGATCTTCCTAAAGGATTAAGTTTGTATTCTCTTGTATGGTTTATTATTTCCGTAGCATTGGCGTTCGGAATGCTCGTCAAGATAGGATCTCTTTCTTGGTTTAACATAGGAGTCATTAGTCTGATTACCTTGGTTTCTTTACTGGCGATAGGCGGAATTCTGGAAAGAAAACGCTGGGCTCTTTTTACGGAACCTATCCGTATGGCAATTCTAGTCGCGGGCGCTTACGCGCTTTCAGAAGAAATGAATATCACATTAGGTACTCTTGTTCTAGGAGTAATTTCCACAATGTGGTTTTTGAACTATAGAAATTTCTTTGCTTCTATTCAGGAAATCAATCCGGTTCAGGAAATTCTCAGAAGGACGGCTTAA
- the glyA gene encoding serine hydroxymethyltransferase has product MQFLPKADPEIFAALKKEDERQENNLEMIASENFVSRAVLEAYTSTLTNKYAEGYPGKRYYNGCHNADIVENLAIERAKKLFGVQYANVQPHSGAQANMAVFLACLEPGDSFLGMNLAHGGHLTHGSPVNVSGRIYKPIPYGVDSKTETIDYDEIAKLAREHKPKLIVAGASAYARTIDFSKFAEIAKEVGAKLMADIAHISGLVSTGYHPSPVGLFDFVTTTTHKTLRGPRGGLILSTLENEKVLNSRVFPGIQGGPLMHVIAAKAVAFQEALQPEYKKYIETVLANAKTLAEVFLKRGYRVVSGGTDNHLVLLDVSVKGLTGVQAADGLDEVGVTVNKNAIPFDKNPPAVASGIRLGTPALTTRGLKPADMEVVGNLICDFLDNPNDEKNKKRIKGGIQEVTRKFPMDQFRLD; this is encoded by the coding sequence ATGCAGTTTCTTCCGAAAGCGGATCCAGAGATATTCGCAGCATTAAAAAAAGAGGACGAAAGACAGGAAAATAACCTGGAAATGATCGCCTCCGAAAATTTTGTTTCCAGAGCCGTTTTAGAGGCTTATACTTCCACGCTCACAAACAAATACGCCGAAGGTTATCCGGGAAAAAGATACTACAACGGTTGTCACAATGCGGACATCGTGGAGAATCTCGCCATTGAAAGAGCAAAAAAACTTTTCGGTGTGCAATACGCTAATGTTCAACCTCATTCCGGTGCTCAGGCAAACATGGCGGTTTTTCTTGCTTGTTTGGAACCCGGAGATTCTTTTTTAGGAATGAATCTTGCGCACGGCGGACATTTGACCCACGGTTCTCCCGTCAACGTAAGCGGCAGAATTTATAAACCGATTCCTTACGGAGTCGATTCAAAAACCGAAACAATCGACTATGATGAGATCGCGAAACTTGCGAGGGAACACAAACCGAAGTTGATTGTTGCGGGTGCTTCCGCTTACGCAAGAACTATAGACTTCTCTAAGTTTGCTGAAATTGCGAAGGAAGTAGGGGCGAAACTGATGGCGGACATTGCTCATATTTCCGGTCTTGTTTCCACGGGCTATCATCCTTCTCCGGTTGGACTTTTCGATTTTGTGACTACTACCACTCATAAAACGTTGAGAGGACCGAGGGGTGGATTAATTTTATCTACATTAGAAAATGAGAAAGTTTTAAACTCTCGGGTTTTCCCCGGAATTCAAGGTGGACCTTTGATGCATGTGATCGCGGCCAAAGCGGTCGCGTTTCAAGAGGCTCTTCAACCGGAATATAAGAAATACATCGAAACCGTTCTTGCGAATGCGAAAACTCTCGCGGAAGTTTTTTTAAAGCGAGGCTACAGAGTCGTGAGCGGTGGAACAGACAATCATTTGGTTCTTTTGGACGTTTCCGTAAAAGGACTTACAGGTGTACAAGCGGCCGATGGACTGGACGAGGTCGGAGTGACCGTAAACAAAAACGCAATTCCTTTCGATAAAAATCCTCCCGCGGTCGCTTCGGGGATTCGTCTTGGAACTCCGGCTCTCACCACTCGAGGTCTAAAACCTGCCGATATGGAAGTGGTTGGAAATTTGATCTGCGATTTCTTAGACAATCCGAACGACGAGAAAAATAAAAAGAGGATCAAAGGCGGAATTCAAGAGGTCACTCGAAAGTTTCCGATGGATCAATTCCGTTTAGATTGA
- a CDS encoding efflux RND transporter periplasmic adaptor subunit has product MRMIIRRYKIILVLIAALSAGYFGYKKFFFKKSEEKKQTVVDKNRFTVSEEILKRHPLTFVALKEISAVDEIALPGRISYDPESMARAGSTVEGRIKKVLVREGDRVSQGSPLAILSSVVLGEVEASYVKARASLEALKLQADRAKELFDMKVTSAKDYEFANMQYKTAKIEVETTRIKLENYGLTPAEIAGIERGIYVSSNLVLRSSINGEVTERKAVQGQQVTRNEDLFTIANLTNLMVLLEVYEKDLGTISEGAEAHIYPLGDKESPGIRGEVAYVGTVLDNVKRTAKLRIMVSNRNGKLKPGQSVTAKVKGIVADTGAEPRRTVPLEAVHEIEGKSIVFLQNDDGSFEAVEVITGDTVGDEVVIKVGLKEEGARIVSKGSFILKSEYLKL; this is encoded by the coding sequence ATTCGTATGATCATAAGACGATACAAGATCATTCTCGTCCTTATTGCGGCTTTAAGCGCTGGATATTTCGGATACAAAAAATTCTTCTTTAAAAAATCGGAAGAGAAAAAGCAAACTGTCGTTGATAAAAACAGATTTACCGTATCCGAAGAAATATTAAAAAGACATCCCTTGACGTTTGTCGCTCTGAAAGAGATTTCAGCGGTCGACGAGATCGCTCTTCCCGGAAGGATTTCCTACGATCCCGAAAGTATGGCAAGAGCTGGTTCGACGGTCGAAGGTAGAATCAAAAAGGTTCTCGTAAGAGAAGGGGATCGTGTAAGTCAGGGTTCTCCGCTTGCAATTCTTTCTTCTGTGGTGCTCGGAGAAGTAGAGGCTTCTTACGTGAAAGCGAGGGCTAGTCTTGAAGCGTTAAAGTTACAAGCCGATCGTGCGAAAGAACTTTTCGATATGAAGGTAACTTCCGCGAAAGATTACGAATTTGCGAATATGCAATACAAAACGGCAAAAATCGAAGTGGAGACAACTCGGATCAAACTTGAAAACTACGGACTTACTCCTGCGGAAATTGCGGGGATTGAAAGAGGAATTTACGTTTCTTCCAATCTCGTTTTGAGAAGTTCGATCAACGGAGAGGTTACCGAAAGAAAAGCAGTTCAAGGTCAACAGGTCACAAGAAACGAAGATTTGTTCACCATCGCCAACCTTACCAATTTGATGGTTCTTTTGGAAGTGTATGAAAAAGATTTAGGCACGATTTCCGAAGGAGCAGAGGCGCATATCTATCCTCTGGGAGATAAGGAATCTCCCGGTATCCGCGGCGAAGTTGCATACGTAGGAACCGTTTTAGACAACGTCAAAAGAACCGCGAAATTGAGAATCATGGTTTCTAACCGAAATGGAAAATTAAAACCGGGCCAATCCGTAACTGCAAAGGTAAAGGGAATTGTTGCCGATACGGGAGCGGAACCTAGACGCACTGTTCCCCTGGAAGCTGTTCATGAAATCGAAGGAAAGTCCATCGTGTTTCTTCAGAACGATGACGGAAGTTTTGAAGCCGTAGAAGTGATCACGGGAGATACCGTGGGAGACGAGGTTGTTATCAAAGTTGGTCTTAAAGAAGAGGGAGCACGGATCGTTTCGAAAGGATCCTTTATTCTCAAAAGTGAATATTTGAAACTGTAA
- a CDS encoding rhomboid family intramembrane serine protease, whose translation MTGIYNRIGPELTPVVRTLLILNGGIFAVQLLLSWTIGDYLTFYLGMTSDLVTHRLFVWQLITYAFLHSVQNFFHILFNMFSLWMFGSILENYWGGRNFLKFYLFSCFMGGLFPWILHNVGFHQGTIIGASGGIYGLLIAFALIWPNQELLFMGFFPLKAKYMVVILMLIIAFSGPGGNIAHMAHLGGAIGGGLYFFYYNKLKSKIPAFPSFGRYLQKRRMRKWQEEMNRKIHVREEVDQLLDKISKSGIDSLSRKERKFLKNASSKYYSED comes from the coding sequence ATGACAGGAATCTACAATAGGATCGGTCCGGAACTGACTCCAGTAGTCCGTACCTTATTGATTTTAAACGGCGGAATCTTCGCGGTTCAACTCTTACTTTCCTGGACGATAGGAGACTATTTAACTTTTTATCTGGGAATGACTTCGGATTTAGTCACACATCGTCTTTTTGTCTGGCAATTGATTACCTATGCCTTTTTACATTCGGTTCAGAATTTCTTTCACATTCTATTCAACATGTTCTCTCTTTGGATGTTCGGTTCTATTCTAGAGAATTACTGGGGTGGCAGGAACTTTCTGAAATTCTATTTGTTCTCCTGCTTTATGGGTGGTCTTTTTCCTTGGATTCTGCATAACGTCGGCTTTCATCAGGGGACCATAATAGGGGCCTCCGGTGGAATCTACGGGCTTTTGATCGCTTTCGCTTTGATTTGGCCGAATCAGGAACTTCTTTTTATGGGATTTTTTCCCCTCAAGGCGAAATATATGGTGGTAATCCTTATGCTCATCATCGCCTTTTCCGGTCCCGGCGGCAATATCGCTCACATGGCACACTTGGGTGGCGCTATCGGAGGCGGACTTTATTTCTTTTATTACAATAAACTAAAGTCTAAAATTCCAGCCTTTCCTTCTTTCGGCCGTTATCTTCAAAAAAGAAGGATGAGGAAATGGCAGGAAGAAATGAATCGTAAGATCCACGTTAGAGAGGAAGTAGATCAGCTCCTGGACAAAATCTCAAAATCCGGGATAGACTCTCTTTCGAGAAAGGAAAGGAAATTTCTAAAGAACGCCTCCAGTAAATATTATTCGGAAGATTGA
- a CDS encoding GNAT family N-acetyltransferase: MKHSYPPESVSLIGNHVELLPLRMEHCDALIQAVLDGELWKLWFTLVPSPDQMKSWIETALREQEQKQSLPFIVQRKVDRKIIGSTRYMNIEKTERRLEIGSTWYSKEFQKTFVNTECKLLLLEHAFENLNCIAVEFRTHRLNQNSRRAIERLGAVLDGILRNHRTMPNGTLRDTAVYSIISNEWPTIKSHLLFKLVSSFQA; encoded by the coding sequence ATGAAACATTCCTACCCTCCTGAATCCGTTTCACTGATAGGAAATCACGTGGAACTCCTTCCCTTAAGAATGGAACATTGCGACGCATTAATCCAAGCGGTCTTAGACGGAGAATTGTGGAAGCTCTGGTTTACTCTGGTCCCGTCTCCCGATCAAATGAAATCCTGGATCGAAACCGCGTTACGAGAACAGGAGCAAAAACAAAGTCTCCCCTTCATCGTACAGCGCAAAGTCGATCGAAAAATCATCGGAAGCACCCGTTATATGAATATCGAAAAAACCGAGAGGCGCCTCGAAATCGGTTCGACTTGGTATTCTAAGGAATTTCAAAAAACGTTCGTGAATACGGAATGTAAACTTCTTCTTTTGGAACACGCATTCGAAAACTTGAATTGTATAGCCGTCGAATTCAGAACCCATAGGCTCAATCAAAATTCAAGAAGAGCCATAGAAAGACTAGGCGCGGTTCTGGACGGAATTCTACGCAATCATAGAACAATGCCTAACGGAACACTCAGAGATACCGCGGTTTACAGCATCATTTCGAACGAATGGCCCACGATCAAATCGCATCTTCTATTTAAACTCGTTTCGTCCTTCCAGGCCTAA
- a CDS encoding saccharopine dehydrogenase family protein, whose product MAAKKKNWLLYGANGYSGELIARRAVERGQKPILAGRSESKIRPLAEELGLPFRIFSLENPEEVQAQILDCFLVLHCAGPFIETALPMAEVCIESGVHYLDITGEISVYETLHSLSSKALAKKVMLLPGVGFDVVPTDCLAVMLKEKLPKAHSLELGFSGFTDISRGTLKSMLAQLPHGSRVRRNGKIETIPQLSLKKVVEISGKYAEFFAIPWGDVFTSFISTGIPNITVYSSLPEFQTKILKLLQPTALLLKNSLILKGMQKLVELTVRGPGEEKRKKGTVLLWGEAWTEANSKKVSIRMRCAEVYEFTVESALAAVAKVGKGKFQAGFTTPGKVFGSKFVLEIPGTKILP is encoded by the coding sequence ATGGCGGCTAAGAAAAAGAACTGGCTTTTATATGGAGCAAACGGTTACAGCGGAGAATTGATCGCAAGAAGGGCTGTTGAAAGGGGACAAAAACCTATCCTTGCAGGAAGGTCTGAATCGAAGATTCGTCCACTTGCAGAAGAACTAGGTCTCCCATTCAGGATTTTTTCTTTGGAGAATCCGGAAGAAGTTCAGGCCCAAATCTTGGATTGTTTTTTGGTTTTGCATTGTGCCGGTCCTTTTATAGAAACTGCACTTCCAATGGCGGAAGTTTGTATCGAATCCGGGGTCCACTATCTGGACATCACGGGAGAAATTTCCGTATATGAAACGCTTCATTCTCTATCTTCCAAAGCGCTTGCAAAAAAAGTAATGCTTCTTCCGGGAGTAGGCTTCGATGTCGTACCTACGGATTGTCTTGCCGTGATGCTCAAGGAAAAACTTCCCAAGGCACATTCTTTGGAACTCGGTTTTTCGGGTTTTACGGATATTTCCAGAGGAACCTTAAAAAGTATGCTTGCTCAACTTCCTCACGGAAGTAGGGTGAGAAGAAACGGAAAGATCGAAACAATTCCTCAATTGAGTTTGAAAAAGGTCGTGGAGATCAGTGGGAAATATGCGGAATTTTTTGCCATTCCCTGGGGAGATGTTTTTACTTCTTTTATTTCTACCGGAATTCCGAACATCACAGTGTATTCTTCTTTGCCTGAGTTTCAAACTAAGATTCTGAAACTGTTACAGCCTACGGCTTTATTATTAAAAAACTCTCTGATTCTTAAAGGAATGCAAAAACTCGTAGAACTGACCGTCCGAGGTCCCGGTGAAGAAAAAAGAAAAAAAGGGACGGTTCTTCTTTGGGGTGAGGCTTGGACCGAAGCGAATTCGAAAAAAGTTTCAATTCGAATGCGTTGTGCGGAAGTCTACGAGTTTACGGTCGAATCCGCATTAGCGGCCGTTGCCAAAGTGGGGAAAGGAAAATTCCAAGCGGGTTTTACGACTCCCGGTAAAGTATTTGGATCTAAATTCGTATTAGAAATTCCTGGTACTAAGATTTTACCTTAA
- a CDS encoding TolC family protein — MVSSQNVLRALKGESFFKNEPFRKVRNFLKQYRDQVGIWDRFKLPIFFLGKTESPGMRGFKPEKFVNTIFVFGFLGFVFPLSWIYPEIIPFESHTVTEEKKFEEKKSQIFQEEQTQPPKTEVESNQAASFSGKIIDWDVEKLTEYAVSNNPLYLAEKQNMRIERGKVITASLYRNPIIQLQQQFIGVPGGGGGSSGPQVLGANGSQGGHMELAPGLYQDLDVYGVVSLRSKVAKKSFEAVLGEFDNFDRLFRLRLRQNYWAYIFLTNLVDYNKEFYENYSDLLELTKFRVEKGDISPLEYERLELERIQVEKFYRDALVRRQLVEKELRILSGIREAEGIFAFKTEMRFKSLEDLGLKLRDTAITTVNRPDIAALEERVKEKKLNIDLQRREALGYVQVGGEWRIKGNEHYAGVFATIPLPLNDRGQGKVLSAKEEHRKFELALEAKKREVDEEIEASKKELLAREDLLAKYERINLLQKNKQLEQKSRIAYVRGASDQVTFLQAEKNYLTVLRDYYEVLYLYYNAVEIYKAAVGKKTERE, encoded by the coding sequence ATGGTATCTTCACAGAATGTTTTAAGAGCTCTAAAAGGAGAATCGTTTTTTAAAAACGAACCTTTCCGAAAGGTAAGAAATTTCCTGAAGCAGTATCGGGATCAAGTTGGGATTTGGGATCGTTTTAAGCTTCCGATTTTCTTTTTGGGGAAAACGGAAAGTCCAGGAATGCGCGGGTTCAAACCTGAAAAGTTCGTGAATACAATTTTTGTTTTCGGCTTTCTCGGATTTGTTTTCCCATTGTCTTGGATTTACCCGGAAATAATTCCTTTTGAATCTCATACCGTAACGGAAGAGAAAAAGTTTGAGGAAAAAAAATCTCAAATTTTTCAAGAAGAACAAACGCAACCGCCTAAAACGGAAGTTGAGTCGAATCAGGCAGCGTCTTTTTCCGGAAAGATCATAGACTGGGATGTGGAAAAACTGACGGAGTATGCGGTTTCCAACAATCCTCTTTACCTCGCGGAAAAACAAAATATGAGAATCGAAAGGGGAAAAGTGATCACAGCTTCTCTCTACAGAAATCCGATCATACAACTCCAACAGCAGTTCATCGGAGTCCCCGGAGGAGGAGGAGGATCATCCGGTCCACAAGTTCTCGGAGCCAATGGCTCTCAAGGAGGACATATGGAACTGGCGCCGGGGCTTTATCAGGATTTGGACGTATATGGAGTGGTTTCGCTTCGTTCCAAGGTGGCAAAAAAATCTTTTGAAGCGGTATTAGGAGAATTTGACAACTTTGATAGGCTTTTTCGGCTCAGACTCAGGCAGAACTACTGGGCTTATATCTTTCTTACAAATTTAGTAGATTATAATAAAGAATTTTATGAAAATTATAGTGATCTTCTGGAGCTTACGAAGTTTCGAGTTGAAAAGGGGGACATCTCTCCTCTCGAATACGAAAGACTTGAGTTGGAAAGAATTCAGGTCGAAAAATTCTACCGCGACGCGCTTGTTCGTAGACAGCTCGTGGAAAAAGAACTTCGAATCCTTTCTGGAATTCGGGAAGCGGAAGGAATCTTTGCGTTTAAGACGGAAATGAGATTTAAATCCTTGGAAGACTTGGGACTCAAGCTCAGAGATACCGCAATTACCACAGTTAACCGTCCCGATATCGCTGCACTCGAAGAAAGAGTCAAAGAGAAAAAGCTTAACATTGATCTCCAGAGAAGAGAAGCTCTCGGTTATGTACAAGTCGGGGGAGAATGGAGAATCAAAGGCAATGAACACTATGCAGGTGTTTTTGCGACTATTCCTCTTCCTTTAAACGATAGAGGTCAGGGTAAGGTTCTTTCCGCAAAAGAAGAACACAGGAAGTTCGAACTTGCACTTGAGGCAAAAAAAAGGGAAGTTGACGAAGAGATCGAGGCTTCCAAGAAGGAACTTCTTGCGAGAGAGGATCTTCTTGCAAAGTACGAAAGAATTAATCTGTTACAAAAGAACAAACAGCTGGAACAAAAATCCAGGATAGCGTATGTCCGCGGCGCGTCCGATCAAGTAACCTTTCTCCAAGCTGAGAAAAATTATCTTACGGTTCTCAGAGATTATTACGAAGTGTTGTATCTCTATTACAACGCGGTCGAAATATATAAAGCGGCGGTTGGAAAAAAAACGGAGAGGGAATAA
- a CDS encoding MBL fold metallo-hydrolase — protein MFGSRIQKISFLSLILFLGTFILVILQTSCLSSFGGTPEGKRLERMRTSKMYKDGKFENDPFVPNIVSGTYTNIIWRQLFGNEQRTPPSSIPVIYPKSFSPNAAPGLRTIWLGHASVLVEIDEVRILTDPVFSNKVSPFKNVGPERFFPPPISLENLPSIDAVVISHDHYDHLDMDTTKYLASKGTKYFVPLGIGAHLEHWGIPENQIIELDWWEKGNVGKVEIVCTPAVHYSGRGLLNGKSTLWASWSIIGPKNKFFHSGDTGYSPHFAEIGKRLGPFDLTSIKVGAYDITWEGIHMNPEKAVQAHLDLKAKRMLPIHWGTFNLAIHHWDEPILRTVKSAKQYQIDLVTPKPGEVVVGGTAFVSEAWWEKVR, from the coding sequence ATGTTCGGAAGCCGAATTCAAAAAATTTCTTTCTTATCTTTGATTCTTTTTTTGGGAACTTTCATTTTAGTCATTTTACAGACAAGCTGTCTCAGTTCTTTCGGAGGAACTCCGGAAGGAAAACGACTCGAAAGAATGCGGACCTCTAAAATGTACAAAGATGGAAAATTCGAAAATGATCCCTTTGTTCCCAATATTGTTTCTGGAACTTATACAAATATCATCTGGAGACAACTTTTCGGAAACGAACAAAGAACCCCTCCCTCTTCGATTCCGGTGATCTATCCGAAAAGTTTTTCTCCAAACGCAGCTCCAGGATTAAGAACGATTTGGCTTGGTCATGCTTCCGTTTTGGTCGAAATCGACGAAGTAAGAATTCTCACGGACCCGGTGTTTTCAAATAAGGTTTCTCCATTTAAGAATGTAGGTCCGGAAAGATTTTTCCCACCTCCGATTTCCCTGGAGAACCTTCCTTCAATCGACGCGGTTGTAATTTCACATGATCATTACGACCATCTGGATATGGATACCACCAAATACCTGGCTTCCAAGGGAACGAAATATTTTGTCCCCTTGGGAATCGGCGCTCACTTAGAACATTGGGGAATTCCCGAAAACCAAATCATCGAGTTGGATTGGTGGGAAAAGGGAAATGTAGGTAAAGTTGAGATCGTCTGCACGCCTGCGGTTCACTATTCCGGAAGAGGACTCTTAAACGGCAAATCCACTCTTTGGGCCTCCTGGAGCATCATCGGTCCTAAAAATAAATTCTTTCATAGTGGGGACACCGGTTATTCTCCCCATTTTGCGGAAATCGGCAAACGTCTCGGTCCCTTCGACTTAACTTCGATTAAAGTCGGTGCCTACGATATTACTTGGGAAGGAATTCATATGAATCCAGAAAAGGCCGTTCAGGCACATCTCGACCTGAAAGCCAAAAGAATGCTTCCGATTCATTGGGGAACATTCAATCTGGCAATTCATCACTGGGACGAACCGATTCTACGAACCGTGAAATCCGCAAAACAATACCAAATCGACTTAGTCACTCCAAAACCGGGAGAAGTTGTCGTCGGAGGAACGGCCTTTGTCTCCGAAGCCTGGTGGGAGAAAGTCCGTTAG